Proteins from one Parasteatoda tepidariorum isolate YZ-2023 chromosome 4, CAS_Ptep_4.0, whole genome shotgun sequence genomic window:
- the LOC139425451 gene encoding uncharacterized protein → METLKKRRSILKGKVKRINNILKPKFMSGEIERAELDVFSAQINETWVELNEIHTEIIISCKNEEEASNMKEFDDLASNIDTLRINIARELSELKSKVNNTNNGGVSPDESKPKLNESCLKLLKFELPSFYGDFNNWMSFKELFLSSIDKNPEVTELQKFQYLFASLKDVILIFFILGKLDDTLRQRWELSLTNQDIPTFLELAKFLEQQAESISNQTECKPRVLPKKAFENNVVVNKTENLCNICNENHSIVNCPMYNKMSVDDRWKVVKSKKLCINCLRKFHMANKCRFTNTCKACHRKHHTSLHRFYSNSEEPNVSNTVCYSNSNLDNADSENVPTVRENIQLSTTCLNSNSVDSNTLLSTALIKVKNVEGNLITCRALINNGSQKCLISKRCETLLQLTETVSNKTISAINNKMIETNLNEVILEFKPHFNENREFNCTALVVNKITSDLPNFKFDSGYWPHLQGLKLADPAFFIASPIDILLGADMYAEMLLGQLISGKKGTPVAINSHLESQLRAFWELESIPQTELRTKDEADCESFYDSTVTWSSGRYTVRLPFKSHNNFGKSASQALKRFNYLEAKLSKNNSLRQQYSKFMLEYLQLGHMELVPLDEIDKEKSFYLPHHFVIKEDSSTTKLRVVFDASAKDSWKFSK, encoded by the exons atggaaactttaaagaaaagacGTAGTATTTTGAAAGGTAAAGTGAAGCGTATAAACAATATTCTGAAACCGAAATTTATGTCTGGGGAAATAGAAAGAGCGGAATTAGATGTTTTTTCGGctcaaataaatgaaacatgGGTGGAGCTTAATGAGATTCATACGGAAATTATCATTTCTTGCAAGAATGAGGAAGAGGCAAGCAATATGAAAGAATTTGATGATTTGGCATCTAATATTGATACGTTGCGAATTAATATTGCGAGGGAACTGTCGgaattgaaatcaaaagtaAACAACACTAATAATGGCGGCGTTTCTCCAGATGAATCGAAACCGAAACTAAATGAATCTTGTTTAAAGTTGCTCAAATTCGAGTTACCGAGTTTTTATGGAGATTTCAATAACTGGATGTcatttaaagaattgtttttgaGTTCCATAGATAAAAATCCAGAAGTAACAgaacttcaaaaatttcaatatttgtttgctAGTTTAAAAG atgttattttaatattttttattttgggaaAACTAGATGATACACTAAGGCAAAGATGGGAATTATCTTTAACTAATCAAGATATTCCAACATTTTTAGAATTGGCTAAATTTCTTGAGCAACAAGCAGAAAGTATTTCAAATCAAACAGAATGCAAGCCAAGGGTTCTTCCTAAAAAggcttttgaaaataatgtggtagtaaacaaaacagaaaatttatgcaatatttgtaatgaaaatcATTCAATTGTTAATTGCCCCATGTATAATAAGATGTCTGTTGATGACAGGTGGAAAGTAGTTAAATCTAAAAAGCTGTGTATAAATTGTTTACGAAAATTTCATATGGCAAATAAATGCCGTTTTACTAACACCTGTAAGGCATGTCATAGAAAACATCATACTTCATTGCatagattttattctaattctGAAGAACCTAATGTAAGCAATACAGTTTGCTATTCTAATTCAAATTTAGATAATGCCGATTCTGAAAATGTCCCTACAGTGAGGGAAAACATTCAACTTAGCACAACTTGTCTAAATTCTAATAGCGTAGATAGTAATACTCTTTTGTCAACCGCTTtgataaaggtaaaaaatgtagAGGGTAATTTAATTACATGCAGAGCATTGATTAATAATGGCTCTCAGAAATGCCTCATAAGTAAAAGGTGTGAAACTTTATTGCAATTAACAGAGACTGtctcaaataaaacaatatctgctataaataataaaatgattgagACAAATCTTAATGAAGTTATTTTAGAGTTCAAAcctcattttaatgaaaatagagaatttaattgCACTGCACtagttgtaaataaaatcacaagtgatttgccaaattttaaatttgactcTGGTTATTGGCCACACCTTCAAGGACTTAAACTTGCCGATCctgcattttttattgcaagCCCAATTGACATTTTACTAGGTGCAGATATGTATGCCGAAATGCTATTAGGTCAActtatttctggaaaaaaggGTACACCAGTTGCCATAAATTCTCATTTGG AAAGTCAATTGAGAGCTTTTTGGGAACTTGAATCGATTCCCCAAACTGAGTTGAGAACCAAAGATGAGGCTGATTGCGAAAGTTTTTATGATAGCACAGTCACTTGGAGTTCAGGTCGTTACACTGTGAGATTACCATTTAAGTCTCATAATAATTTTGGCAAATCTGCCTCACAAGCTCTTAAGAGATTTAATTACCTTGAagctaaattaagtaaaaacaattcTCTTAGACAACAATACTCGAAATTTATGCTAGAGTACCTTCAGTTAGGACACATGGAACTTGTTCCCCTTGATGAGATTGACAAAGAGAAATCATTCTACCTCCCCCATCATTTTGTCATAAAGGAAGATAGTTCGACTACTAAACTAAGAGTAGTCTTTGATGCGTCCGCTAAAGACTCATGGAAATTCTCTAAATAG
- the LOC139425450 gene encoding uncharacterized protein produces MELVPLDEIDKEKSFYHPHHFVIKEDSSTTKLRVVFDASAKDSNGNSLNSVYRLLTVTYGTAWAPFLAVRTLKQLANNEEVCFPEASKVLKDEFYVDDLLSGADSIAEAKQLVTNLNALLERGGFNLRKWASYCPEVLNNIPDYALACRDISIKENQSHKILGLFWNFKEDTFQVKISQPGEVLSKRNLLSVIAKIYDPLGFLSPTTIVLKIMLQNLWKNKLPWDEPIPEEVDKNWKTFHSEMEQLRDIKIKRRLMPADTPAKRVQLHGFCDASIKAYSAVFYIHSVHDNEVTVNIMTAKTRVAPLKAISLPRLELCTAHLLSKLFDTISRLMIKFWDHVFLWTDSEIVLSWLRSDSLKDQFVRNRVAMITSLTASITWNHVSGHSNPADCAYRGIFPRKLMNLELWWQGSEWLSNANSAFTEEVKPNSVHTSIPDTLIHASAVESNSMQELTQKYSSFSKLIRVIAWCKRFVFNSRNSENRISGCLQVCELDNPLIAIIKEIQSVEFSAEIKSIKNKGCVPVNSKIITLSPFLDSDKVLRIGGRLKNSNLSLSAKHPILLPRSHHVLKLLIEYYHKLSLHSGISVVLSLIRQKFWFPAGRNTVRKILRDCTTCLKAVHLELVSDLSTEAFLASFRRFTARRWLPSDVYSDNATNFKGATTPHFGGLWESNIKSTKRHLLKVCCSATLNFEELATLLCQVEACLNSQPLCPLTSEISDLEALTPGHFIVGAPLLSLSERDPSPSMCLKSRWSLIQKLRTQFWIKWSKDYLQTLQAKSKWTVSGSEFNVGDLVLLKMTMSHLH; encoded by the exons ATGGAACTTGTTCCCCTTGATGAGATTGACAAAGAGAAATCATTCTACCACCCCCATCATTTTGTCATAAAGGAAGATAGTTCGACTACTAAACTAAGAGTAGTCTTTGATGCGTCCGCTAAAGACTCTAATGGAAACTCTCTAAATAGT GTTTACAGATTGCTTACAGTGACTTATGGGACAGCCTGGGCTCCTTTTCTTGCGGTACGAACCTTAAAGCAGTTAGCCAACAATGAAGAAGTTTGTTTTCCGGAGGCTTCAAAGGTATTAAAGGATGAATTTTACGTAGACGATTTACTCTCAGGGGCCGATTCTATTGCAGAAGCTAAACAACTTGTGACTAATCTCAATGCACTTCTAGAGAGAGGAGgatttaatttaaggaaatggGCTTCCTATTGTCCAGAAGTTCTTAACAATATCCCTGACTATGCTCTTGCTTGTCGAGACATTTCTATTAAAGAAAACCAgtctcataagattttaggactGTTTTGGAACTTTAAGGAAGATACATTTCAAGTTAAGATTTCACAGCCAGGTGAAGTTCTATCAAAAAGAAATCTCCTCTCAGTCATCGCAAAGATTTATGACCCCCTAGGCTTCTTGTCTCCAACTActattgtcttaaaaataatgctacaAAATCTTTGGAAAAATAAGTTGCCTTGGGATGAACCTATTCCCGAAGAAGTAGATAAGAATTGGAAAACATTTCATTCGGAAATGGAGCAACTTAGAGACATAAAAATCAAACGACGATTAATGCCAGCTGACACTCCAGCTAAACGTGTTCAACTCCATGGCTTTTGTGATGCTTCTATTAAAGCATATTCAGCAGTTTTCTATATTCATTCTGTGCATGACAACGAAGTCACTGTCAATATAATGACTGCTAAAACAAGGGTAGCTCCACTAAAAGCAATTTCACTTCCACGTCTAGAATTATGCACTGCCCATCTACTATCTAAACTGTTTGATACAATTTCAAGATTGATGATCAAATTCTGGGATCACGTTTTCCTTTGGACTGATTCAGAAATAGTACTTAGCTGGTTACGATCAGATTCATTAAAGGATCAATTTGTCAGAAATAGAGTAGCCATGATCACATCTTTAACAGCATCAATAACTTGGAATCACGTCTCTGGTCATTCGAATCCTGCCGACTGCGCCTATCGAGGAATTTTTCCAAGGAAGCTTATGAACTTGGAACTTTGGTGGCAAGGCTCGGAGTGGCTATCTAATGCAAATTCAGCATTCACCGAAGAGGTTAAGCCAAACTCTGTTCACACTTCCATCCCTGACACTCTAATACATGCCTCAGCAGTTGAAAGTAATTCGATGCAAGAGTtaactcaaaaatattcatcattCAGCAAATTAATAAGAGTGATTGCTTGGTGTAAAAGATTCGTGTTCAACTCGAGAAATTCGGAAAATCGGATAAGCGGTTGTCTTCAAGTTTGTGAACTGGATAATCCTCTTATCgcaattattaaagaaattcaaaGTGTGGAATTCAGTGCTGAAATTAagtcaatcaaaaataaaggcTGTGTTCCAGTAAACTCTAAAATCATAACCCTTTCACCTTTTCTAGACTCTGACAAGGTCTTAAGAATTGGTGGGAGACTCAAGAATTCGAATCTGTCACTATCGGCTAAGCATCCTATTCTTTTACCGAGAAGTCATCATGTTCTCAAGCTCCTTATAGAATATTATCATAAGCTTTCGTTACATTCTGGCATTTCTGtagttttatctttaattcGGCAAAAATTTTGGTTTCCAGCTGGGAGAAACACAGTGAGAAAAATCCTCAGAGACTGTACAACTTGTTTAAAG GCTGTCCACTTGGAACTTGTCTCTGATTTGTCAACAGAAGCCTTTTTAGCATCCTTTCGTCGATTTACTGCTAGACGATGGTTGCCATCTGATGTATACAGTGATAATGCCACAAATTTTAAAGGAGCCA CAACACCTCATTTTGGCGGACTCTGGGAGTCTAATATTAAATCAACCAAGAGACACCTGCTGAAAGTATGCTGCTCAGCTACACTGAATTTCGAAGAACTGGCTACGCTCTTGTGTCAAGTTGAGGCTTGCCTCAATTCTCAACCGTTATGTCCATTAACCTCAGAAATTAGTGATCTAGAGGCTCTTACCCCTGGACATTTTATTGTGGGTGCTCCACTTCTTTCATTGTCTGAGAGAGACCCATCACCATCCATGTGTCTCAAGTCTAGATGgtctttaattcaaaaacttcGTACTCAATTTTGGATCAAATGGAGTAAAGATTATCTCCAAACTCTACAAGCAAAGTCTAAATGGACTGTTTCTGGCTCAGAGTTTAATGTTGGAGATTTAGTTCTTCTAAAAATGACAATGTCCCACCTCCATTAA
- the LOC122269877 gene encoding uncharacterized protein — translation MSFKELFLSSIDKNPELTELQKFQYLFASLKGTARKLISGFSLTDENYKHAWQTLVARYDNKRELAFAQISKLFNLKIIKSNSAASIFEILDTCNEVIRILSTLKLEVNPIVDVIFFILGKLDDTLRQRWELSLTNQDIPTFLELAKFLEQQAKSISNQTECKPRVLPKKAFVNNVVVNKTENLCNICIENHSIVNCPMYNKMSVDGRWKVVKSKKLCINCLRKFHMANKCRFTNTCKACHRKHHTLLHRFYSKSEEPNVSNTVCYSNSNLDNANSENVPTVRENIQLSTTCLNSNSVDGNTLLTIALIKVKNVEGNLITCRALINNGSQKCLISKRCAALLQLTETVSNKTISAINNTMIETNLNKVILEFKPHFNENREFNCTALVVNKITSDLPNFKFDSSYWPHLQGLKLADPTFFIVSPIDILLGADMYAEMLLGQLISGKKGTPVAINSHLGWLVSGRIFSDAKHEKDVVNCHLVATLES, via the coding sequence ATGTcatttaaagaattgtttttgaGTTCCATAGATAAAAATCCAGAATTAACAgaacttcaaaaatttcaatatttgtttgctAGTTTAAAGGGTACTGCACGCAAGCTTATTTCAGGATTTTCGCTCACAGATGAAAATTATAAGCACGCTTGGCAGACTCTAGTTGCGAGATATGATAATAAACGTGAATTAGCGTTCGcgcaaatttcaaaactatttaatctAAAGATAATTAAGTCTAATTCTGCGGCTtcgatatttgaaattttagatacGTGTAATGAAGTTATTCGAATTCTTTCAACTTTAAAGTTAGAAGTTAATCCTATTGtagatgtaatattttttattttgggaaAACTAGATGATACACTAAGACAGAGATGGGAATTATCTTTAACTAATCAAGATATTCCAACATTTTTAGAATTGGCTAAATTTCTTGAGCAACAGgcaaaaagtatttcaaatcaaACAGAATGCAAGCCAAGGGTTCTTCCTAAAAAGGCTTTTGTAAATAATGTGGTagtaaacaaaacagaaaatttatgcaatatttgtATCGAAAATCATTCAATTGTTAATTGTCCCATGTATAATAAGATGTCTGTTGATGGCAGGTGGAAAGTAGTTAAATCTAAAAAGCTGTGTATAAATTGTTTACGAAAATTTCATATGGCAAATAAATGCCGTTTTACTAACACCTGTAAAGCATGTCATAGAAAACATCATACTTTATTGCatagattttattctaaatctgAAGAACCTAATGTAAGCAATACAGTTTGCTATTCTAATTCAAATTTAGATAATGCCAATTCTGAAAATGTTCCTACAGTGAGGGAAAACATTCAACTTAGCACAACTTGTCTAAATTCTAATAGTGTGGATGGTAATACTCTTTTGACAATCGCTTtgataaaggtaaaaaatgtagAGGGTAATTTAATTACATGCAGAGCATTGATTAATAATGGCTCTCAGAAATGCCTCATAAGTAAAAGGTGTGCAGCTTTATTGCAATTAACAGAGACTGtctcaaataaaacaatatctgctataaataatacaatgaTTGAGACAAAtcttaataaagttattttagagtTCAAAcctcattttaatgaaaacagaGAATTTAATTGCACTGCACtagttgtaaataaaatcacaagtgatttgccaaattttaaatttgactcTAGTTATTGGCCACACCTTCAAGGACTTAAACTTGCCGATcctacattttttattgtaagccCAATTGACATTTTACTAGGTGCAGATATGTATGCCGAAATGTTATTAGGTCAActtatttctggaaaaaaggGTACACCAGTTGCCATAAATTCTCATTTGGGTTGGTTAGTGTCCGGAAGAATTTTTTCTGACGCTAAACACGAAAAGGATGTTGTGAACTGCCACCTAGTTGCTACTTTAGAAAGTTAA